CTCGGCACCACTTCCCCGGCGATACCCGCAGCCATATGAGATCAGCGGAGTATCTCCGGAACGTGCCGGCGAAGATGCTGCGAACGCCGAGCGACTCCGGCTAGGGCTCGGAGATGGTCCGATTGCGGACATCCGTGACCTGCTGGAGAGCGACGTCGGGATCAGGATCTTTTACATGGACTTGCCTTCTCGGACAGCCGCGATGTTCGGTTACACCGAGGAATTGGGAGGCTGCATCGCGATCAATCGGAAGCATCCGGCGGAACGTCGCAGGCTCTCCAGTGCCCACGAGTACGGACATTTCATCTCCCGGCGCTACGAGCCCGAAATCGCGGTGCTCAAGCGCTATCAGCGAGTTCCCGAGCACGAGCGTTTCGCCGAAAGCTTCGCGCATGCGTTCCTGATGCCGGCCAGTGGTTTGAGCCGGAGGTACAGCGAAATTCACCGAAGCCGGGGGGGGCGGATCACGCCTGCCGACCTGTGTCGTCTTGCCGAGCTCTACCAGGTGTCGCTCGAAGCTCTGACCTTGCGGCTCGAAGAGCTGCGGCTTCTCCCATCCGCCACCTGGGATCGGTTGAAGGAGCGCGGGTTCCGGGTTCGGGAGGCTCAGGCCATTCTGGGGATTTCTCCACCGTCGGACAACGACGACCTCCTTCCGCTGCGTTATCGATACCTGGCTGTCGAAGCGTATCAGCGAGGCGATTTGACCGAGGGACAACTCGCCAGGTTCCTTCGCACGGACCGTCTGGAGGCACGCCGGATCGCGAATGAGATGGCTACGGGCGAAACGTTGAACGATCAGGGCGAGATCGGCCCCGTTCAGCTTGAGTTGGCGATGTCGGTTGCGGAGCTCCGCGGTGCCTGACGCCCGTGAGCGGGTACTGCTCGACGCGTG
This genomic interval from Longimicrobium sp. contains the following:
- a CDS encoding XRE family transcriptional regulator, producing the protein MSTYPFPNVDLRELGRRLQQARKARGFTQQDSADRLGVARTTVTAIEKGERRIQAEELTKLAELYGSRVGDLLRQPSPDTEFAVQLRAVLAASARVEEDLTPFIDDFQRLCEDYLELERVCSAPLPRRYPQPYEISGVSPERAGEDAANAERLRLGLGDGPIADIRDLLESDVGIRIFYMDLPSRTAAMFGYTEELGGCIAINRKHPAERRRLSSAHEYGHFISRRYEPEIAVLKRYQRVPEHERFAESFAHAFLMPASGLSRRYSEIHRSRGGRITPADLCRLAELYQVSLEALTLRLEELRLLPSATWDRLKERGFRVREAQAILGISPPSDNDDLLPLRYRYLAVEAYQRGDLTEGQLARFLRTDRLEARRIANEMATGETLNDQGEIGPVQLELAMSVAELRGA